A region from the Rosa rugosa chromosome 6, drRosRugo1.1, whole genome shotgun sequence genome encodes:
- the LOC133714433 gene encoding uncharacterized protein LOC133714433, which yields MEMESVFAAGAGAGASQLLRPRVAPQIPIALKLSAAADKAPFDFRFKKNVLNLQIRERWQAVSASKSNLPDGDSIEDKSGRVKSGDAPQGPPFLTILAGFLVLLLVFWILGSILMWLISFFVRN from the exons ATGGAAATGGAGTCCGTATTTGCTGCAGGAGCAGGAGCAGGAGCATCCCAATTGCTCCGTCCCAGGGTCGCACCTCAGATTCCCATCGCTCTCAAACTGAGCGCCGCCGCCGATAAAGCGCCTTTTGATTTCAG GTTCAAGAAGAACGTTTTAAATTTGCAAATAAGGGAAAGATGGCAAGCTGTGTCTGCATCAAAATCTAACCTTCCAGATGGGGATTCCATCGAAGATAAATCAGGCAGGGTTAAAAGTGGTGATGCTCCCCAAGGCCCTCCTTTCCTTACCATCTTGGCTGGATTTCTAGTCCTTTTACTGGTATTCTGGATTCTTGGATCAATTCTAATGTGGTTGATTAGTTTCTTTGTTCGGAACTAG